The Pedococcus dokdonensis region CGATCTGCCACCACCTCGACGCCAAGATGGCGCGCCAACCGTCGCACCATCGCGACGCGTCGCGCAGGGTTGAAGTAGTCGCGTTTGGTGAGCTCGACGTACTTCCAGTCGTCGTCCTCGACCAGCAGCCGCCGCGATATGTCGTCGTCGCCTCGGTCGAAGGTGCCGAAGTGATGACGTCCTTGATACTCACCGACCACCTTCTGGTCCCTCCAGACGAAGTCGCCCCGGCAGACGAACCCGGACCCGTCCGCCGCGGTGATCTCACCATTGAGCTCCGGCTCAGGCAGCCCGTACCGAGCGAACAGCAACCGCACCCGGCTCTCCATCGCCGACTCGGAGCCGATCCGCACCCAGCGGAGTGCCTCACGGAGGCTCCGAACTCCCCGCACCGCGCCGCGGCGCTCCAGGACACGGTGCAACAGGTCCACGGAACCAGCACGGCGGGCGATCTGGTCACCGATGACCACGAGGTCCTCGATGCCCAACACCGAACCCAGGTCGACCCAGACATCAACGCCGGCAACGACTCGAAGTCCGGCCACCGTGGTCACGCGTCTGGACTCCAGACCTCTGTGGGCGCGGACCTGAGGGCGGTCGACAGGGTTGCGGTTCGACGTGCGGCAGACGTGCAGGGGCAGCGCGTGCTCATGGCTGCGAGGCAGGGTGAAACCGTGAAGCAGCGCAGCTGTGCAGTGCGAGAAGGCGGCGTCGCCCGGAAGGACGAGCGCCGCTGCCCGGGCGATGGCCAGGCTGGCTGGACGAACCGTAGGGGCCCCGTTGCCGGTCTCGTCGGCGACGGATCCGCCCGTGTCGCCAGCCAGCTGCCGCACTCCATGCAGCGGTCGGACCAGATCGGACCCTCGGAGGCGGCCTTTCCCGACGCCGTGTGTGCGTGCCTGCGCCACGGTGAAGGCACCGGCAGCCAGGACGGGAGGTAGTCGAGTGCGTGGTGACGGCATCCGCCCATGATGGCGAGGCGCCGACACACCGAGGCCGAGTCATCCACAGGCCACCCCGACGAGGTGGAAGAACGCGCCTTGGAGTGGCTGGAAGCGCACTTTGGCACCCGCTCGAGAGAAGGCGAGAGGCCCTGCCGCAGCAGGGCCTCTCCATGGTGCCCCCGGCAGGATTCGAACCTGCGCTCCCGCCTCCGGAGGGCGGTGCTCTATCCCCTGAGCTACGGGGGCGGACACGTGCGCCCCGCGAAGGAGGCGCCCGCAGAGGTTAGCAGCCTAGGGTGGCTCCCATGGAACGCGGGGGACTCGTCTACGTCTGCGACGACACGGCGCAGATCCGCCGGCTCATCCGCGTCAACCTCGAGCTGGAGGGCTACGAGGTCCGGGAGGCGGGTGACGGCGAGGAGCTGGTGGCGGCGCTGCACGATCTCGAGACCCTGCCAGGGGTGATCACGGTCGATGCGCAGATGACCCCCCGCGACGGGTGGTGGACCATCGCCCACATCCGGGCCGACCCACGACTGGCCCACATCCCGGTGATCATGGTGACCGCGTCGGTCCAGCAGCACGACCGGGCGCAGGCCCAGGGCTCGGGACTCGACGCCTTCCTCGCCAAGCCGTTCGACCCCGACCACCTGCTCGACCTCGTCTCGGGCTTCATGGCCGAGGGAAGGGCGCACACGCCCGCGCCCTAGACTTTGGCGGGTGACTCCCGAAGAGCTCTCCGCAGCCATCCGCACCGCCCTCACCGAAGCCGTCGCCGCCGGCGACTTCACCGTGGACGTGCCCGCGGAGGTCCGCGTGGAGCGACCCAGGAACCGGGACCACGGCGACTGGTCCACCAACGTCGCGCTCCAGCTGGCCAAGGCTGCCGGTATGCCGCCGCGCGACGTCGCGACCAAGCTCGCCGAGCGCCTGGGCCGGGTCGCCGGCGTCAAGGCCGTCGACATCGCCGGGCCGGGCTTCCTCAACATCACCCTTGATGCCGCGTCGGCGGGCGAGCTGGCCCGCACCATCGTCGAGGCCGGTGAGGCTTACGGCCGCAACGACTCCGAGGCCGGTCACGTCATCAACGTCGAGTTCATCTCGGCCAACCCGACCGGACCGCTGCACCTCGGGCACACCCGGTGGGCCGCGCTCGGCGACGCCATGAGCCGGCTGCTCACGGCGTCGGGGGCGACGGTCACGACGGAGTACTACATCAACGACGCGGGCGCGCAGATGGACAAGTTCGGCGCGTCGGTCCTGGCCAGCGCGAAGGGCGAGCCCACGCCCGAGGGTGGCTACCCGGGTGCCTACGTCGACGACCTGGCCGCCACCGCGCTCGCCGCGCGGCCGGACCTGCTCGACCTGCCGGACGACGAGGCGCTGGCCGAGGCCCGCCGGCTCGGGTACGTCGCGCAGCTGCAGGACATCAAGGACACCCTCGCCGACTTCGGCGTGCACTTCGACGTGTGGTTCTCCGAGGCCGAGCTGCACGACTCGGGCGCGGTCGAGCAGGCCGTCGCGAGGCTGCGCGAGCAGGGGCACGTCTACGACTCCGAGGGTGCGGTGTGGCTGCGCACCACGGACTTCACCGACGACCGCGACCGGGTGATGGTCCGCGCGAACGGCGAGCCGACCTACTTCGCCGCCGACGCGGCCTACTACCTGTCCAAGAAGGACCGCGGCTTCGACGAGAAGATCTACCTGCTGGGTGCCGACCACCACGGCTACATCAACCGGCTCAAGGCGATCGCGGCCTGCGCCGGTGACGACCCCGAGCACAACATCGAGGTCCAGATCGGCCAGCTGGTCAACCTCGGCGGCGCCAAGCTGTCCAAGCGGGCCGGCAACATCATCGAGCTGCGCGACCTGATCCGCTGGATCGGCACCGATGCGATCCGTTACTCCCTGTCGCGCTACCCGGCCGACAGCCCGCTGTCGCTCGACGGCGAGGAGCTGCGCAAGAAGACCAACGACAACCCGGTTTTCTACGTGCAGTACGCCCACGCCCGCACCTCCAACGTGGCCCGGCTGTCGGCAGAGGACGGCGTGGTGCGCGGCGAGGGCTTCGACCCCTCGTTGCTCACCGACCCGACCGAGGCGGCGCTGCTCGCGATCCTCGGTGACTTCCCCCGCGTGGTGGCCCAGGCGGCGCACCTGCGCGAGCCGCACCGGGTGGCGCGCTACCTCGAGGACCTCGCCGGCCACTTCCACAAGTGGTACGACACCTGCCGGGTCCGG contains the following coding sequences:
- a CDS encoding response regulator, translated to MERGGLVYVCDDTAQIRRLIRVNLELEGYEVREAGDGEELVAALHDLETLPGVITVDAQMTPRDGWWTIAHIRADPRLAHIPVIMVTASVQQHDRAQAQGSGLDAFLAKPFDPDHLLDLVSGFMAEGRAHTPAP
- the argS gene encoding arginine--tRNA ligase codes for the protein MTPEELSAAIRTALTEAVAAGDFTVDVPAEVRVERPRNRDHGDWSTNVALQLAKAAGMPPRDVATKLAERLGRVAGVKAVDIAGPGFLNITLDAASAGELARTIVEAGEAYGRNDSEAGHVINVEFISANPTGPLHLGHTRWAALGDAMSRLLTASGATVTTEYYINDAGAQMDKFGASVLASAKGEPTPEGGYPGAYVDDLAATALAARPDLLDLPDDEALAEARRLGYVAQLQDIKDTLADFGVHFDVWFSEAELHDSGAVEQAVARLREQGHVYDSEGAVWLRTTDFTDDRDRVMVRANGEPTYFAADAAYYLSKKDRGFDEKIYLLGADHHGYINRLKAIAACAGDDPEHNIEVQIGQLVNLGGAKLSKRAGNIIELRDLIRWIGTDAIRYSLSRYPADSPLSLDGEELRKKTNDNPVFYVQYAHARTSNVARLSAEDGVVRGEGFDPSLLTDPTEAALLAILGDFPRVVAQAAHLREPHRVARYLEDLAGHFHKWYDTCRVRPMSADEEITDLHRTRLWLNDATRQVLANGLDLLGVSAPERM